One stretch of uncultured Methanobrevibacter sp. DNA includes these proteins:
- the modA gene encoding molybdate ABC transporter substrate-binding protein, giving the protein MNKKILLIAILAIVAVVGIGSCSAGLFDFSGNNDSNNTNANVTGDVNLAAAASLKNVYDEKLIPMFEKKYPGAKVVPTYASSGDLQTQIENGLKADIFMSAANKQMNKLASEGYIDNSTNKQFLENKVVLIVPANSNSNISSFDDLKNVSGNIAIGNPESVPAGQYAKEVLTNLGAWDSVQSKLSLGTDVTAVLNQVAQGSADCGIVYSTDANSTKDVKVVCEAPQGSLNTSVIYPVAELKNTTNKAGADAFMDFLQTKEAKDVFVEYGFTIHE; this is encoded by the coding sequence ATGAATAAAAAGATATTATTAATTGCAATTTTAGCAATTGTTGCAGTTGTCGGTATTGGATCATGTTCTGCAGGTTTATTTGATTTTTCAGGAAACAATGATTCTAATAATACTAATGCTAATGTAACAGGTGATGTTAATTTAGCGGCTGCGGCTAGTTTAAAAAATGTTTATGATGAAAAATTAATTCCAATGTTTGAAAAAAAATATCCGGGAGCAAAAGTTGTTCCTACATATGCTTCAAGTGGGGATTTACAAACTCAAATTGAAAACGGTTTAAAAGCAGATATATTTATGTCTGCTGCAAACAAACAGATGAACAAATTAGCTAGTGAAGGTTATATTGACAATAGCACTAATAAACAATTCTTAGAAAACAAAGTTGTTTTAATTGTACCTGCTAACTCAAATTCAAATATCTCTTCATTTGATGATTTGAAAAATGTTAGTGGTAACATAGCTATTGGAAATCCGGAATCTGTACCTGCAGGTCAATATGCTAAAGAAGTATTAACCAACTTAGGTGCTTGGGATTCAGTACAGTCTAAATTATCATTAGGTACTGATGTAACTGCAGTATTAAATCAGGTAGCTCAAGGATCTGCTGACTGTGGTATTGTATACTCTACTGATGCTAATTCAACTAAGGATGTAAAAGTTGTTTGTGAAGCTCCTCAAGGATCTTTAAACACTTCTGTTATTTATCCGGTTGCTGAACTTAAAAACACAACTAATAAAGCTGGTGCAGATGCATTCATGGACTTTTTACAAACTAAAGAAGCTAAAGATGTCTTTGTAGAATACGGTTTCACTATTCACGAATAG
- a CDS encoding sodium:solute symporter yields the protein MDVMILAIVFIIYIFALVFVGYYAYKKTNSSEDFMIAGKDTHPFIMAMSYGATFISTAAIVGFGGVASEYGMSVLWLAFLNIIIGVFIAFVLLGKRTRRMGHALDSLTFPEFLGKRFDSKFIHYFSGLIIFCAMPLYAAVVLIGAARFLESSLLIDFSIALLILSIIITFYVLFGGIRGVMYTDALQGTIMVFAMVFLLVFVYWLLGGVSTANTALTNMVNLYPADAIATGGTGWTAFPQFGSPFWWSLVSSTLIGVGIGVLAQPSLIVRFMTVKSDKELNRSVLIGGIFIAIMPTTAYIVGSLSNVYFYDKLGKIAVDVVGGNIDKVIPTFITMALPEWFVYIFLLSLIAAAMSTISSQLHTQGTAFGVDIYGTIRKKSKQKLDQISISRIGILVAILLALIMAFSLPGSVVALGTSLFFEICAAAFLPVFLGALYWRGITRPGAIAGIVSGTIVSLFWMIFVFKKTAVGLGICKFIFGVETLLPAAPWPFIDVMLIAVPVSAVLTIVVSLLTKPPAEEVVDKAFSKIDPKGSDA from the coding sequence ATGGACGTTATGATTTTAGCAATTGTATTTATAATCTACATTTTTGCACTAGTTTTTGTAGGTTATTATGCATACAAAAAAACTAATTCCTCTGAAGACTTTATGATTGCTGGTAAGGATACACACCCCTTCATTATGGCAATGAGTTATGGGGCTACTTTTATTTCAACGGCAGCTATTGTTGGTTTTGGAGGAGTTGCTAGTGAATATGGTATGAGTGTTTTATGGTTAGCATTTTTAAATATCATTATTGGAGTATTTATCGCATTCGTATTATTAGGTAAAAGAACTCGTAGAATGGGACACGCTTTGGATTCATTGACGTTCCCTGAATTTTTAGGAAAACGTTTTGACTCCAAATTTATTCATTATTTCTCAGGATTAATAATTTTTTGTGCAATGCCCCTTTATGCGGCTGTAGTATTAATTGGAGCTGCAAGATTTTTAGAATCTTCATTGCTGATTGATTTCAGCATTGCACTTTTAATATTATCAATCATTATTACATTCTATGTATTGTTTGGTGGAATTCGTGGTGTAATGTATACAGATGCACTTCAGGGAACTATTATGGTTTTTGCTATGGTATTCCTGCTTGTATTTGTCTATTGGTTGCTTGGCGGTGTAAGCACTGCAAACACAGCATTGACAAATATGGTAAACTTATATCCTGCTGATGCTATTGCAACTGGTGGTACGGGCTGGACGGCATTCCCTCAGTTCGGATCTCCGTTCTGGTGGTCACTTGTTTCATCTACTTTAATTGGTGTAGGTATCGGTGTACTTGCTCAACCTTCATTAATTGTTAGATTCATGACAGTAAAATCCGATAAGGAATTGAACAGGTCTGTTTTGATTGGAGGAATTTTCATCGCAATCATGCCTACAACAGCTTATATTGTCGGATCACTTTCAAATGTATATTTCTATGATAAATTAGGTAAAATTGCAGTTGATGTTGTTGGAGGAAACATTGATAAGGTTATTCCAACATTCATTACAATGGCGCTGCCTGAATGGTTCGTATATATATTCCTGTTGTCTCTGATTGCAGCTGCAATGTCAACAATATCTTCACAACTGCACACTCAGGGAACTGCATTCGGTGTAGACATTTACGGAACCATAAGAAAAAAATCCAAACAAAAACTGGACCAAATCAGCATTTCAAGAATAGGTATTCTAGTTGCTATTTTATTGGCATTGATAATGGCATTTTCACTTCCTGGAAGTGTAGTTGCACTTGGAACAAGTCTGTTCTTTGAAATTTGTGCAGCAGCATTCCTGCCTGTATTTTTAGGTGCTCTTTACTGGAGAGGAATTACAAGACCTGGAGCTATTGCAGGAATTGTATCCGGAACAATTGTAAGTTTATTCTGGATGATATTTGTATTTAAAAAGACTGCTGTGGGATTAGGTATTTGTAAATTCATATTTGGTGTAGAAACCCTATTGCCTGCTGCTCCATGGCCATTTATTGATGTAATGCTGATAGCAGTACCTGTATCTGCGGTACTTACTATTGTTGTAAGTTTACTTACCAAACCTCCTGCTGAAGAGGTTGTTGATAAAGCATTTTCAAAAATAGACCCTAAAGGAAGTGATGCATAA
- a CDS encoding lipopolysaccharide assembly protein LapB, with amino-acid sequence MNVNIEKGKKEYDEKNYKRALDYFDKVSCDDENYAYLVIFKINALMELEEYEKCLKFLNSLIGDDPYEEVFWYEKIRCHILLDQDEKALNALHEFERLIDEDDKYFVLSVAKFYDLLDDSQNALKYCNKAIGLDGNYEEAFMLKSQIAGSLDDNDMVVECAEKLIQLAEGNMIKLMLPFLLHLFVGNFRRSYEIISMMNGVDGEHQEMLKGVIYKQMCEDLNVSIGFSFPVNADIDEILNLLFKYKYDGVKSGTFKDADYIVV; translated from the coding sequence ATGAATGTGAATATTGAAAAAGGTAAAAAAGAGTATGATGAAAAAAATTATAAAAGGGCATTGGACTATTTTGATAAGGTATCATGTGATGATGAAAATTATGCTTATCTGGTAATATTCAAAATAAATGCCTTGATGGAACTTGAAGAATATGAAAAATGCTTGAAATTCCTTAATTCATTAATCGGGGATGACCCTTATGAAGAGGTATTCTGGTATGAAAAAATAAGATGCCATATTCTTTTAGACCAGGATGAAAAGGCATTAAATGCACTGCATGAGTTTGAAAGGCTGATTGATGAGGACGATAAGTATTTTGTATTGTCCGTTGCAAAATTCTATGACCTATTGGATGATTCACAAAATGCTTTAAAATACTGCAATAAAGCTATTGGGCTTGATGGAAATTATGAGGAAGCTTTTATGCTAAAATCTCAAATTGCAGGCAGTCTTGATGACAATGATATGGTTGTTGAATGTGCCGAAAAACTCATTCAGCTTGCAGAGGGTAATATGATAAAGCTTATGTTGCCATTTTTACTGCATCTTTTTGTAGGTAATTTCAGGAGAAGTTATGAAATTATCTCTATGATGAATGGTGTGGACGGCGAACATCAGGAGATGTTAAAAGGAGTTATTTATAAACAAATGTGCGAAGATTTAAATGTCAGTATAGGATTTTCATTTCCTGTCAATGCTGATATTGATGAAATCTTGAATTTGCTTTTTAAATATAAGTATGACGGCGTTAAATCCGGCACTTTTAAAGATGCCGATTATATAGTTGTTTAA
- a CDS encoding amino acid-binding protein produces the protein MTVKQISIFVENKEGRIKKAIDTLAKENINIRALSIADTTKYGILRLIVSDNEKSIEALEKGGFIVKENEVIILAVPDEPNGLNSTLAVFDEKDINLEYLYAFASNKTDEAIVVMRLENMDKAIEALENKNIKILDANDIKEL, from the coding sequence ATGACTGTTAAACAAATCTCAATTTTCGTAGAAAACAAAGAAGGAAGAATTAAAAAAGCTATTGATACATTAGCTAAAGAAAACATTAACATTCGTGCACTTTCAATAGCAGACACTACAAAATACGGAATTTTAAGATTGATTGTTTCTGACAATGAAAAATCCATTGAAGCACTTGAAAAAGGTGGATTTATTGTTAAAGAAAATGAAGTAATTATCTTAGCGGTTCCAGATGAACCTAATGGATTAAATTCTACTTTAGCTGTTTTCGATGAAAAAGACATTAATTTAGAATATTTATACGCATTTGCAAGCAATAAAACTGATGAAGCTATTGTAGTAATGCGATTAGAAAATATGGACAAAGCTATTGAAGCTTTAGAAAACAAAAACATTAAAATTTTAGATGCAAACGATATTAAAGAATTATAG
- the modB gene encoding molybdate ABC transporter permease subunit, whose protein sequence is MTDWSPIFISMKTASVSIFITFFIGLIVAWGIVKIKQDTIKIVLDGIFTLPIVLPPTVVGFFLLWIFGVRGPIGKFFIDFFAVKIAFSWSATVIAAVVMSFPLMYRSARGAFEQVDSNLLDAGRTLGMSEWKIFWKVLFANALPGIISGGILAYARGLGEFGATAMIAGNIANQTRTLPMAVYSEVAAGNMGDAFGYVIFIVIIAFIAIFIMDFVTIRKEKQWK, encoded by the coding sequence ATGACAGATTGGTCTCCGATTTTCATTTCAATGAAAACTGCAAGTGTATCAATTTTTATTACCTTTTTTATAGGTTTGATTGTTGCTTGGGGCATTGTTAAGATTAAACAGGACACTATAAAAATTGTACTTGATGGAATTTTCACACTTCCAATTGTATTGCCTCCTACTGTAGTGGGGTTCTTTTTATTGTGGATTTTTGGTGTTAGGGGACCAATCGGTAAATTTTTCATTGATTTTTTCGCTGTGAAAATAGCCTTTTCATGGTCTGCTACTGTTATTGCTGCAGTTGTCATGTCTTTTCCTTTAATGTATAGGTCTGCTCGGGGCGCATTTGAACAGGTTGATTCTAATCTTTTGGATGCCGGCCGTACATTGGGCATGTCTGAGTGGAAAATTTTCTGGAAAGTTTTATTTGCAAATGCGTTGCCTGGAATTATCAGTGGTGGAATTCTCGCTTATGCTCGTGGTTTAGGTGAATTTGGTGCTACAGCTATGATTGCGGGAAATATTGCAAATCAAACCAGAACTCTCCCTATGGCTGTTTACTCAGAAGTAGCTGCGGGAAATATGGGGGATGCTTTTGGCTATGTAATTTTCATTGTCATTATAGCATTTATAGCTATCTTTATTATGGATTTTGTCACTATACGAAAAGAAAAACAATGGAAATAA
- a CDS encoding symporter small accessory protein: protein MMVFGIEDPWIWGVYVGIILSTLLCVGYGIVNWNKGD from the coding sequence ATGATGGTTTTTGGTATAGAAGACCCGTGGATTTGGGGAGTTTATGTTGGAATTATCTTATCCACACTTTTATGTGTTGGTTATGGTATTGTAAACTGGAATAAGGGAGATTAA
- a CDS encoding DNA-3-methyladenine glycosylase I produces the protein MKKKRCEWATDDEIYMKYHDEEWGVPTHDDRELFEFLVLESFQAGLSWITILKKRENFKKAFDDFDVVKVAGYDDAKINELRENQGIIRHKGKITSAINNAQVFIEIQKEFGSFDKYIWSFTDGNIIKAEYLTESELSKSISKDLKKRGMKFVGPTIIYSYLEAIGIIDNHQKNCFKF, from the coding sequence ATGAAGAAAAAACGATGCGAATGGGCAACTGATGATGAAATATATATGAAATATCATGATGAGGAATGGGGAGTTCCAACTCACGATGACAGAGAATTATTCGAATTTCTTGTACTGGAATCCTTTCAGGCAGGATTATCATGGATAACAATCTTAAAAAAGCGTGAAAACTTTAAAAAAGCTTTTGATGATTTTGATGTTGTTAAAGTGGCAGGCTATGATGATGCCAAAATCAACGAACTGAGGGAAAATCAGGGAATCATCCGCCATAAAGGTAAAATTACATCTGCCATAAATAATGCCCAGGTTTTTATTGAAATTCAAAAAGAATTTGGAAGCTTTGATAAATACATTTGGAGTTTTACTGATGGAAACATCATAAAAGCAGAATATTTAACCGAATCCGAGTTATCCAAAAGCATTTCAAAAGATTTGAAAAAAAGAGGTATGAAATTTGTAGGCCCTACAATCATTTATTCTTATCTTGAAGCTATAGGAATAATTGACAACCACCAGAAAAACTGCTTCAAGTTTTAA
- a CDS encoding sulfate/molybdate ABC transporter ATP-binding protein, whose translation MSNKLLKVNIQKELSEFDLEVDFELTKGCLGILGPSGCGKSMTLKSVAGIVNPDKGLVSLKTDKETIYFDSNKKINLKPQKRNVGYLFQNYALFPNMTVEENVAAGLSKNHDENIVSEMIKRFHLEGLEKRYPRQLSGGQQQRVALARILAYGPDVILLDEPFSAMDSFLKEQLRIELVNLLNDFDGFSILVTHDRDEVFQFCDELIILDKGKVIAKGKTHELFENPKRIQVARITGCKNISKIEIIDDYHVKSLDWGVIFEVSQKISPNITHMGIRAHDFSPANVDDINVFDTRNSTKFEKPFEWEITLANGLWWKCDKQIHEHEFEIPDYLKVDPKNIILLED comes from the coding sequence ATGAGTAATAAACTGTTAAAAGTAAATATCCAAAAGGAACTTAGTGAATTTGACTTGGAAGTTGATTTTGAATTGACAAAAGGATGTCTTGGTATTCTTGGTCCTTCTGGCTGCGGAAAAAGTATGACATTGAAATCGGTTGCAGGTATTGTAAATCCCGATAAGGGTCTTGTAAGTCTCAAAACAGATAAGGAAACTATTTATTTTGATTCTAATAAAAAAATTAATTTAAAACCTCAAAAAAGAAATGTAGGTTACTTATTTCAGAATTATGCTTTATTCCCCAATATGACTGTTGAAGAAAATGTTGCTGCAGGTCTTTCTAAAAATCATGATGAAAATATTGTATCTGAAATGATTAAACGTTTTCATTTGGAAGGGCTTGAAAAAAGATACCCTAGACAATTGTCTGGAGGCCAGCAGCAAAGAGTAGCTTTAGCTCGTATATTGGCTTATGGTCCAGATGTCATATTGTTAGATGAACCATTTAGTGCTATGGATTCTTTTTTAAAAGAGCAGTTACGTATTGAACTTGTTAATTTACTAAACGATTTTGACGGATTTTCTATTTTGGTTACTCATGACCGTGATGAGGTGTTCCAGTTTTGCGATGAACTTATTATACTGGATAAAGGAAAGGTTATAGCAAAAGGAAAAACTCATGAATTATTCGAAAATCCGAAAAGGATTCAGGTTGCAAGAATAACTGGTTGTAAAAATATATCTAAAATAGAAATTATTGATGATTATCATGTCAAATCCTTGGATTGGGGAGTAATATTTGAAGTATCTCAAAAAATATCTCCTAACATAACTCATATGGGAATAAGAGCACATGATTTTTCTCCAGCTAATGTTGATGATATTAATGTGTTTGATACTAGAAATTCAACAAAATTTGAAAAGCCTTTTGAATGGGAAATTACTCTGGCAAACGGTTTATGGTGGAAATGCGACAAGCAGATTCATGAACATGAATTTGAGATTCCGGATTATCTGAAAGTGGATCCTAAAAATATAATCTTACTGGAGGATTAA
- a CDS encoding pyridoxamine 5'-phosphate oxidase family protein, whose protein sequence is MSDIKIVDDFLSKAEVFYLATTKGDQPKCRPFGFHYLEEGKIYFTAATFKEVFKQIQENPKVEIVAYDKENDTFLRYYGIAKIVKKDKVVEKAFEEVPEIKEFFVKHNLELGVFYIDDATAEIRNELDIEKSYTFKY, encoded by the coding sequence ATGTCAGACATTAAAATAGTTGATGATTTTCTATCAAAGGCCGAAGTTTTTTATTTAGCAACAACAAAAGGCGATCAGCCAAAATGCAGACCGTTTGGTTTTCATTATCTTGAAGAAGGAAAAATTTATTTTACAGCTGCTACATTTAAAGAGGTATTCAAACAAATTCAAGAAAATCCTAAAGTAGAAATCGTTGCATATGATAAAGAGAATGATACATTCCTAAGATATTACGGAATTGCAAAAATAGTCAAAAAAGACAAAGTTGTTGAAAAGGCATTTGAAGAAGTACCTGAAATAAAAGAGTTTTTCGTTAAACATAACCTTGAATTAGGCGTATTCTACATAGATGATGCCACAGCAGAAATAAGAAACGAATTAGATATAGAAAAAAGTTATACATTCAAATATTAA
- a CDS encoding phenylacetate--CoA ligase family protein, translated as MFWNEKAECMDKEEKEKIQLERLKKTVKLAYDNVEFYKKRFDEIGLKPEDIKTLKDIEKIPFTTKSDLREAYPLGLLAVPREEIVEVHASSGTTGKPTVTAYTQNDLDIWGECIARGLKMAGAEKDYIIQNAYGYGLFTGGFGIHHGGNKMGAITIPISAGNTQRQLDTFVDFQSDILTCTPSYAMYLGESREKAGISLDDINLKAGIHGAEMWTNEMRKRIETSLGIKTHNIYGLTEVMGPGVAQECKYQNGMHIQDDHFYPEIINSETGETLDYGEKGELVLTSLTKTGMPILRFRTKDLTSLIGDKCECGRTTVRMTRITGRSDDMLKIKGVMVFPSQIEKALLKVSGISPNYMIHVTRPDILDEVEVKVEATKELFSDEMKEMERVEKQIQASIRSETGLRVDVTIVEPESLPRSEGKAVRVIDERNFD; from the coding sequence ATGTTTTGGAATGAAAAAGCCGAATGTATGGATAAAGAAGAAAAAGAAAAAATACAACTGGAAAGACTGAAAAAAACCGTAAAACTTGCATATGACAATGTTGAGTTTTACAAAAAACGATTCGACGAAATCGGATTGAAACCAGAAGATATCAAAACACTAAAAGACATAGAAAAAATCCCATTCACTACAAAAAGTGATTTAAGAGAAGCTTATCCATTAGGACTCCTTGCTGTTCCACGTGAAGAAATTGTAGAAGTACATGCATCTTCCGGAACCACAGGAAAACCAACCGTTACTGCATACACTCAAAATGATTTGGATATATGGGGAGAATGCATTGCACGTGGTTTGAAAATGGCAGGTGCTGAAAAAGACTATATTATTCAAAACGCATACGGATACGGTTTATTTACAGGAGGTTTTGGAATTCACCACGGTGGAAATAAAATGGGTGCAATCACAATACCAATTTCCGCAGGTAACACTCAAAGACAGCTCGACACATTTGTGGATTTCCAAAGTGACATTTTAACATGCACCCCTTCATATGCAATGTATCTAGGTGAATCAAGAGAAAAAGCAGGAATTTCATTAGATGACATCAATCTAAAAGCAGGAATTCATGGAGCAGAAATGTGGACCAATGAGATGAGAAAAAGAATTGAAACATCTCTTGGAATTAAAACCCACAACATCTACGGTTTAACAGAAGTTATGGGACCGGGTGTTGCACAGGAATGTAAATATCAAAACGGAATGCACATCCAAGATGACCACTTTTATCCTGAAATAATTAATTCTGAAACTGGTGAAACCCTGGATTACGGTGAAAAGGGAGAGCTTGTTTTAACTTCACTGACAAAAACTGGAATGCCTATTTTAAGATTTAGAACTAAAGATTTAACTTCACTTATTGGTGATAAATGTGAATGTGGAAGGACAACCGTCAGAATGACCAGAATTACAGGCAGAAGCGACGATATGTTAAAAATCAAAGGTGTTATGGTATTCCCATCACAAATTGAAAAAGCTTTACTTAAAGTCAGTGGCATCAGTCCTAATTACATGATTCATGTAACCAGACCTGACATTTTAGATGAAGTTGAAGTTAAAGTAGAAGCTACAAAAGAATTATTCTCAGATGAAATGAAAGAAATGGAAAGAGTAGAAAAACAAATCCAAGCATCAATTAGATCAGAAACCGGTTTAAGAGTAGACGTTACTATCGTAGAACCTGAATCACTTCCAAGAAGTGAAGGTAAAGCTGTTCGTGTAATAGATGAAAGGAATTTTGATTAG
- a CDS encoding carboxymuconolactone decarboxylase family protein: MKKLFDNFGRIQKNDPEFYEIFKNFAYGEVFEYSTLTEKESILVTLASLIACQSPKAFKKILLSALDCDITPVEVKELLYQSVPYVGFGRAHNFFGVVIKVFEKKEIEMPLPPRSNTDASNRYVEGRKLQDKYFGSEMIEIMNKNTPVDQQHFNRFLEGFCFGDFYTRDGLDDQLRELITFVFIATLGGCENQLRGHTQGNLTVGNNKEKLISAITVIMPYIGFPRSLNALAIVNEICE; the protein is encoded by the coding sequence ATGAAAAAATTATTTGACAATTTTGGAAGAATTCAAAAAAATGATCCCGAATTTTATGAAATCTTTAAGAACTTTGCTTATGGTGAAGTGTTTGAATATTCAACATTAACAGAAAAAGAATCTATTTTAGTAACCTTGGCCAGTTTGATTGCATGTCAATCTCCTAAAGCATTTAAAAAAATTTTATTGTCTGCTTTGGATTGTGATATAACTCCTGTAGAAGTTAAGGAATTGCTCTATCAGTCAGTTCCATATGTCGGTTTTGGAAGGGCACATAACTTTTTTGGTGTTGTAATTAAAGTTTTTGAGAAAAAAGAAATAGAAATGCCTTTACCTCCAAGGTCAAATACTGATGCTTCAAACAGATATGTTGAAGGCCGCAAACTTCAGGATAAATATTTTGGAAGTGAAATGATTGAAATAATGAACAAAAACACTCCCGTGGACCAGCAACATTTCAATAGATTTCTTGAAGGATTTTGTTTTGGCGATTTTTACACACGTGATGGTTTGGATGACCAACTAAGGGAATTAATTACATTTGTTTTCATTGCAACTTTAGGCGGATGTGAAAATCAGTTAAGAGGCCATACTCAAGGCAATTTGACAGTAGGCAATAACAAAGAAAAGTTAATTTCTGCAATAACTGTTATAATGCCGTATATAGGTTTTCCAAGATCTTTAAATGCTTTGGCAATTGTAAATGAAATATGTGAATAG